The following are encoded in a window of Halosolutus halophilus genomic DNA:
- a CDS encoding DMT family transporter: MDGCAIGARYRGTLLFVVVVLVMGTGYVAIRVGTETVPPTVLAALRFDTSAMVLLPYAFVSGRWRPRTISDVIAIFVLGELVLAGTVGFLFVGQQYTTTAIAAVVMGLGPVVTASIASLLVPDERLSATDAIGILLGFVGVTVVAHPSPTGILAGETVGIAFVLCAVLSSSLGGVLLSRLETGLSVASLTGWGALFGGLTLHLVSAGFGASLGTIEWTPVSIGALVYLAVVVGIVGYAALLVLLAEVGPTRTSLTSIASPGVAIVVGWLLLGEAVTTPTLVGLLVVAGGFAVLHRTSIGEMVVTAGFRPDRS; the protein is encoded by the coding sequence GTGGACGGGTGTGCGATCGGTGCGCGGTACCGCGGGACCCTCCTGTTCGTCGTCGTCGTCCTCGTCATGGGCACCGGCTACGTCGCGATTCGAGTGGGCACCGAAACCGTTCCCCCCACAGTTCTCGCCGCGCTTCGGTTCGACACGTCCGCGATGGTGTTGCTCCCGTACGCGTTCGTCTCCGGACGATGGCGCCCGCGGACGATCTCCGACGTGATCGCGATCTTCGTCCTCGGCGAACTCGTCCTCGCCGGAACCGTCGGGTTTCTCTTCGTCGGCCAGCAGTATACCACGACGGCGATCGCCGCCGTCGTGATGGGGCTCGGACCGGTCGTGACCGCCTCGATCGCGTCTCTGCTCGTCCCGGACGAACGGCTCTCGGCGACGGACGCGATCGGCATCCTCCTCGGGTTCGTCGGCGTCACGGTCGTCGCCCACCCGTCCCCGACGGGGATACTAGCGGGCGAGACCGTGGGAATCGCGTTCGTCCTCTGTGCGGTGCTGAGTTCGAGTCTCGGCGGCGTCCTGCTCAGTCGTCTCGAGACCGGCTTGTCGGTGGCGTCGCTGACGGGCTGGGGTGCGCTGTTCGGCGGGCTCACACTCCACCTCGTCAGCGCCGGATTCGGCGCGTCGCTCGGGACGATCGAGTGGACGCCGGTCTCGATCGGGGCTCTCGTCTACCTGGCAGTCGTCGTCGGTATCGTCGGCTACGCCGCCCTCCTCGTCCTCCTCGCGGAGGTCGGGCCGACCCGAACCAGCCTCACGTCGATCGCGAGTCCGGGCGTCGCGATCGTCGTGGGCTGGCTGTTGCTCGGCGAGGCCGTTACCACCCCCACGCTGGTCGGACTGCTGGTCGTCGCCGGCGGATTCGCCGTGTTACACCGGACGTCGATCGGTGAGATGGTCGTGACCGCGGGGTTCCGTCCGGATCGATCGTAG
- a CDS encoding MFS transporter → MGQTIEAAVSPEPTDEPTATVPWRSRTVQIVLTSTALAPLGVPLISPALPVFRDVFGITDAQASLLVSTYFLVGIVLSPFIGILADRIGRKRVLVGGLLAFGLLGGAMAIAPTFEALLALRIAQGTAAAAIFITTVTIVGDEFDGVQRNAVLGANVAVLSATAALFPVLGGLLAGIAWNAPFLAYLAAIPIAVFAQVALDEPDRSDSGHGIAYLTDVARTIVTPPLMALFVVAFLTEFLLFGVIFTAMPFVLATAFAPVMIGVVILASETASMVTAMSSGRLARSLSNEWLIAVGFACYAIGFAGAWAAVDLVPTMGAVVVVGVGVGLLMPVVDAAVSDRVTTEYLAGAMSLRNSTTFLGRTTGPAVFAGLAISAGFGYESLLLASSIVAIAATGVAVVAGPVRLARATAHHAST, encoded by the coding sequence ATGGGTCAGACAATCGAGGCCGCTGTGTCACCCGAACCGACCGACGAACCGACTGCGACCGTTCCGTGGCGGTCCCGGACGGTACAGATCGTGCTGACGAGTACGGCGCTCGCGCCGCTCGGCGTGCCGCTCATCAGCCCCGCACTGCCGGTGTTCCGCGACGTGTTCGGGATCACCGACGCGCAGGCGAGCCTGCTGGTGAGCACCTACTTCCTCGTGGGCATCGTTCTGTCGCCGTTCATCGGCATCCTCGCCGATCGGATCGGCCGGAAGCGCGTGCTCGTTGGGGGACTGCTGGCGTTCGGCCTGCTCGGCGGCGCGATGGCGATCGCACCGACGTTCGAGGCCTTGCTCGCGCTCCGCATCGCACAGGGCACCGCCGCGGCGGCGATCTTCATCACCACCGTCACGATCGTCGGTGACGAGTTCGACGGCGTGCAGCGAAACGCGGTGCTGGGCGCGAACGTCGCCGTCCTCTCGGCGACTGCCGCCCTGTTTCCCGTGCTCGGCGGGCTACTCGCGGGGATCGCGTGGAACGCGCCGTTTCTCGCGTACCTCGCGGCGATCCCGATCGCCGTGTTCGCACAGGTCGCGCTCGACGAACCGGACCGCAGCGATAGCGGACACGGGATCGCGTACCTCACCGACGTGGCGCGAACGATCGTCACGCCGCCCCTGATGGCGCTGTTCGTCGTCGCGTTCCTCACCGAGTTCTTGCTGTTCGGCGTGATCTTCACCGCGATGCCGTTCGTCCTCGCGACGGCGTTCGCGCCGGTCATGATCGGGGTCGTGATTCTGGCGTCGGAAACGGCGTCGATGGTGACGGCCATGTCGAGCGGCCGACTGGCGCGGTCCCTCTCGAACGAGTGGCTGATCGCGGTCGGCTTCGCCTGCTACGCGATCGGCTTCGCGGGCGCGTGGGCCGCGGTCGACCTGGTCCCGACGATGGGAGCGGTCGTGGTCGTCGGCGTCGGCGTCGGACTCCTGATGCCGGTCGTCGACGCCGCCGTGAGCGATCGGGTTACCACCGAGTACCTGGCCGGCGCGATGAGCCTCCGGAACAGCACCACGTTCCTCGGACGGACTACCGGTCCGGCCGTGTTCGCCGGACTGGCGATCTCCGCCGGGTTCGGGTACGAATCGCTCCTGCTCGCGTCGAGTATCGTCGCGATCGCGGCGACCGGCGTTGCCGTGGTCGCAGGACCCGTTCGTCTCGCTCGAGCGACCGCTCACCACGCGTCGACGTGA
- a CDS encoding ABC transporter permease — protein MFEITSFEADRRLRGSLLLAGALIALIALTVGLFPSIQETGVDLDAYLESLPPEATRAFVGNVTTLTTIEGYLVSQLYQFGWVLLLAIYYAYAGASTVAGEVERGTVEMTLSLPVSRTRVVVGKFLSLVPGVVLVNAITFLAVYLGIVFVDESIDVIDLFAVHAYSIAYLLACAGVGLLASVAFDSVRRAQTAGAGSVFGLFLLDTFTFDTDYEWLGDVAFSRYFDPGAILVDGDLSWADLSVLLVAVVVLVVVSSEYFERRDLSG, from the coding sequence ATGTTCGAGATCACCTCGTTCGAGGCCGATCGCAGACTCCGCGGCTCGCTGTTGCTCGCCGGGGCACTGATCGCGTTGATCGCGCTCACCGTCGGACTCTTTCCGTCGATCCAGGAGACGGGCGTCGATCTCGACGCCTACCTCGAGTCGCTGCCACCCGAGGCGACGCGCGCGTTCGTCGGCAACGTGACCACGCTGACGACGATCGAGGGCTACCTCGTCTCCCAACTCTATCAGTTCGGGTGGGTGCTGTTGCTCGCGATATACTACGCGTACGCCGGTGCCTCGACGGTCGCCGGCGAAGTCGAACGCGGGACGGTGGAGATGACGCTCTCGTTGCCAGTGTCGCGAACGCGGGTCGTCGTCGGCAAGTTCCTGTCGCTCGTTCCGGGAGTCGTCCTCGTCAACGCGATCACCTTCCTCGCGGTTTACCTCGGCATCGTATTCGTCGACGAGTCGATCGACGTGATCGACCTGTTCGCCGTCCACGCGTACTCGATCGCCTACCTGCTCGCCTGCGCCGGCGTCGGCCTGCTGGCGTCCGTCGCGTTCGATTCCGTCCGTCGAGCACAGACTGCCGGGGCCGGGTCGGTCTTCGGCCTGTTCTTGCTCGACACCTTTACGTTCGATACCGACTACGAGTGGCTCGGCGACGTCGCGTTCTCGCGGTACTTCGACCCCGGCGCGATCCTCGTCGATGGCGACCTCTCGTGGGCCGATCTCTCCGTCCTCCTGGTCGCCGTCGTCGTCCTCGTCGTCGTCAGTAGCGAGTACTTCGAACGGCGAGATCTCTCGGGGTGA
- a CDS encoding COG1361 S-layer family protein codes for MTGQEAGSSRRRRRRTVAAGGLLLAAMLVFGGVGAATAFPAGNGVAPLQDDGPGSDTRDETPENETRSDEPPATTRADGTGVANDSSLRNETVAISAAEDDGDDVTDAPQASPSTTGPPVVQPADENVTVDVAENQSVRAGDVASIELEVTNDGDEEVTDVVVTLQPPDRSVTLGRLAAPQQTRSVYLADIGTGDTETVTVDVGAARVEPGTYPLFVTVQYIVDDDDDADGDDDDDDDDDDETVLTAGPTAIPITVTEARSFDVTPVDGDVPVDGTGVYEVRVTNDGSGTVTGVVATVNATLPLTSESPTAYVGTLEPGDSETVRFALESTSDAIETTTGVAIAIAYDAGTGERTSADPVTTPVTIVDTDETADVDSVAPFAAVAIVFVLAGIWWLRRR; via the coding sequence ATGACGGGCCAGGAGGCCGGTTCGAGTCGGAGACGACGGCGTCGCACCGTCGCCGCTGGTGGCCTCCTGCTCGCCGCGATGCTGGTGTTCGGTGGAGTCGGCGCAGCGACTGCGTTTCCCGCCGGCAACGGAGTCGCGCCGCTGCAGGACGACGGTCCCGGAAGCGACACGAGGGACGAGACACCCGAAAACGAGACGAGAAGCGACGAACCGCCTGCGACAACGAGGGCTGACGGGACCGGCGTTGCCAACGATTCGTCGCTCCGGAACGAAACCGTGGCAATCTCGGCCGCCGAAGACGACGGAGACGACGTGACCGACGCGCCGCAGGCAAGCCCGTCGACGACGGGACCGCCGGTGGTGCAACCGGCCGACGAAAACGTCACCGTGGACGTCGCGGAGAACCAGTCCGTTCGGGCGGGCGACGTGGCGTCGATCGAACTCGAGGTGACGAACGACGGCGACGAGGAGGTGACCGACGTCGTCGTGACGCTGCAACCGCCGGACCGATCGGTGACTCTCGGACGACTCGCCGCGCCGCAGCAGACTCGGTCGGTCTACCTCGCGGACATCGGGACTGGCGATACCGAGACCGTCACCGTCGACGTCGGCGCGGCCAGGGTCGAACCGGGGACGTATCCGCTGTTCGTGACCGTCCAGTACATCGTCGACGACGATGACGATGCGGATGGCGACGATGATGACGATGACGACGATGACGACGAAACCGTCCTGACCGCTGGCCCCACCGCGATCCCCATCACGGTCACCGAGGCCCGATCGTTCGACGTCACGCCCGTGGACGGGGACGTCCCCGTCGACGGAACCGGCGTCTACGAAGTTCGGGTGACGAACGACGGTTCCGGGACGGTGACCGGCGTCGTCGCCACGGTGAACGCCACGCTGCCGCTGACGAGCGAGTCGCCGACGGCGTACGTCGGAACGCTCGAACCCGGTGACTCGGAAACGGTTCGGTTCGCTCTCGAGTCGACCTCGGACGCGATCGAGACGACGACCGGCGTCGCGATTGCAATCGCCTACGACGCCGGCACCGGTGAACGGACGAGCGCGGATCCGGTTACGACTCCGGTGACGATAGTCGACACCGACGAGACGGCCGACGTCGACTCCGTCGCCCCGTTCGCCGCCGTCGCGATCGTGTTCGTGCTCGCGGGGATCTGGTGGCTTCGCAGACGGTGA
- a CDS encoding ABC transporter ATP-binding protein produces MTGASPPPIEIDGLTKYYGDVRGIEDLTFAVERGEIFGFLGPNGAGKSTAIRVLLGLLKPTAGEARVLGRDVVNRTELRDAKGHLGYLPSDVTFYERVTGAAVLDYFGRLRGDARRAELLERFPVPLDRNVKAYSSGNRQKLAIVAAFMHDPDLAIMDEPTSGLDPLVQNEFYDLLAERRDAGQTSFFSSHILSEVRRVCDRVGIIRNGRLIELDTVENILEEGGTVVTVRLAEEPPASALEFPGTGHVERRDDEYQLVLSREFDALIDRLHEYTVLDLAVREASIEDVFMHFYGGTDEDETENEDESTAADSSETDS; encoded by the coding sequence GTGACCGGCGCCAGTCCGCCCCCGATCGAGATCGATGGGCTGACGAAGTATTACGGCGACGTACGGGGGATAGAGGACCTCACGTTCGCCGTCGAGCGGGGGGAGATATTCGGCTTTCTCGGACCGAACGGGGCGGGCAAGTCGACGGCGATTCGCGTCCTGCTCGGCCTGCTGAAACCCACCGCCGGCGAGGCCCGCGTGCTGGGCCGAGACGTCGTGAACCGAACCGAACTGCGCGACGCGAAGGGCCACCTCGGCTACCTGCCGAGCGACGTCACGTTCTACGAGCGCGTGACGGGCGCGGCGGTGCTCGACTACTTCGGGCGACTCCGCGGCGACGCGCGCCGCGCGGAACTGCTCGAGCGGTTTCCCGTCCCCCTCGATCGGAACGTGAAGGCCTACTCGAGCGGGAATCGGCAGAAGCTCGCCATCGTCGCGGCGTTCATGCACGACCCCGACCTGGCGATCATGGACGAACCGACGTCGGGACTCGATCCCCTCGTCCAGAACGAATTCTACGACCTGCTCGCGGAGCGACGGGACGCGGGCCAGACGAGTTTCTTCTCCTCGCACATCCTGAGCGAGGTGCGCCGCGTCTGCGATCGCGTCGGGATCATCAGGAACGGGCGGTTGATCGAACTCGATACCGTCGAAAACATCCTCGAAGAGGGCGGCACGGTCGTCACCGTTCGCCTGGCCGAGGAGCCGCCGGCATCGGCGCTCGAGTTCCCGGGCACCGGTCACGTCGAACGGCGAGACGACGAGTACCAGCTCGTTCTCTCGCGGGAGTTCGACGCGCTGATCGACCGGTTGCACGAGTACACCGTTCTCGACCTGGCCGTTCGAGAGGCGTCGATCGAGGACGTATTCATGCACTTCTACGGCGGTACGGACGAGGACGAAACCGAGAACGAGGACGAGAGCACGGCTGCCGATAGCTCGGAGACCGACTCCTGA
- a CDS encoding universal stress protein, producing the protein MYDRILIPVDGSDEARRAAKRGLEFAQVFDATVDVLHVVARRSRRLTKTEAEEARLRERGEEILEEIEAIASDLGHPATTTVTSGKPTVQIAEFAATRNAALIVVGRQGRTGLGKRLLGGVTEGLLNRSDVPVLVVPAGDRTTAGETDYSRLLVPTDGSENAEVATRHGVTVARHFDSTVHVLNVVDLQAAGGAFDVGGLEKEFVERLEANGQDAVDAVAAEIDDTAPDLDVETAVARTTSFDGAAAGIREYVADHDIDLIVMGSHGRSNLGRQLLGSVTSNVLRTVDVPVLVVNRPS; encoded by the coding sequence ATGTACGATCGCATCCTGATCCCGGTCGACGGAAGTGACGAGGCCAGGCGGGCGGCGAAACGCGGCCTCGAGTTCGCGCAGGTCTTCGACGCGACGGTCGACGTACTACACGTCGTCGCCCGGCGATCACGCCGACTCACGAAAACGGAGGCCGAGGAGGCGCGGTTACGAGAGCGGGGTGAGGAGATTCTCGAGGAGATCGAAGCGATCGCGTCGGATCTCGGACACCCCGCCACGACGACGGTGACTTCCGGGAAACCCACGGTGCAGATTGCGGAGTTCGCGGCCACCCGGAACGCGGCGCTGATCGTCGTCGGCAGGCAGGGGAGAACGGGTCTCGGGAAGCGTCTCCTCGGCGGCGTCACGGAAGGACTCCTCAACCGAAGCGACGTCCCCGTGCTCGTCGTCCCGGCGGGCGACCGCACGACTGCGGGGGAGACCGACTACTCCCGACTGCTCGTTCCGACCGACGGGAGCGAAAACGCTGAGGTCGCCACCCGCCACGGCGTCACGGTGGCCCGACACTTCGACTCGACCGTCCACGTGCTGAACGTCGTCGATCTCCAGGCCGCAGGCGGCGCATTCGACGTCGGCGGCCTCGAGAAAGAGTTCGTCGAACGACTCGAGGCGAACGGACAGGACGCCGTCGACGCGGTTGCGGCCGAGATCGACGATACGGCTCCCGATCTGGACGTGGAAACCGCCGTCGCCCGGACGACGTCGTTCGATGGGGCCGCCGCCGGCATCCGCGAATACGTCGCCGACCACGATATCGATCTCATCGTCATGGGCTCACACGGCCGGTCGAATCTCGGTCGGCAACTGCTCGGCAGCGTCACGTCGAACGTCCTCCGGACGGTCGATGTCCCAGTACTGGTCGTCAACCGGCCGTCGTGA
- a CDS encoding dodecin family protein produces MGTSEESWEDAAHEAFREASQSVDDISGINVEKWTASVEDDEIVQYKVTTEIAFPVEH; encoded by the coding sequence ATGGGAACGTCAGAAGAGTCCTGGGAAGACGCAGCCCACGAAGCGTTTCGCGAGGCGAGCCAGTCGGTCGACGACATCTCCGGAATCAACGTCGAAAAGTGGACCGCGAGCGTCGAAGACGACGAGATCGTACAGTACAAAGTGACGACCGAGATCGCGTTCCCGGTCGAGCACTGA
- a CDS encoding DUF2267 domain-containing protein, with protein sequence MNFDEFTGDVQHRLELPGTGETVRAIRATLMTLGQRIPEGAAEDLAASLPMEIRWYMTGAVHEHGQRFDWTEFVSRVSEIEGVDPPEAAYHARVIVDYVHTQVPQSDFQQLRNQLPEDREDENWGKLFEVIDAGGWGDAEEAQTGGGPQPDG encoded by the coding sequence ATGAATTTCGACGAGTTCACCGGCGATGTTCAGCACCGCCTCGAGCTACCCGGAACGGGCGAAACCGTCCGAGCGATCCGGGCGACGCTCATGACGCTCGGCCAGCGAATTCCGGAGGGAGCGGCCGAGGACCTCGCGGCCTCGCTTCCGATGGAGATCCGCTGGTACATGACCGGTGCCGTCCACGAGCACGGCCAGCGATTCGACTGGACGGAGTTCGTCTCGCGAGTGAGCGAAATCGAGGGGGTCGATCCTCCGGAGGCGGCCTACCACGCCCGCGTCATCGTCGATTACGTCCACACGCAGGTCCCGCAGTCAGATTTCCAGCAGCTACGGAACCAGCTCCCCGAAGACCGGGAGGACGAGAACTGGGGGAAACTGTTCGAAGTGATCGACGCCGGCGGTTGGGGCGACGCCGAGGAGGCGCAGACGGGTGGTGGCCCGCAACCCGATGGGTGA
- a CDS encoding universal stress protein: protein MGIRILVPTDGSDSATAALEHALDVAADRGATVHVLNVADTKQPSLARLGTDVVDVLEREGEAIVSDAADRAAERGVSVSTHVVQGEPREAIVDSITDNEFDLVVMGAHGRRGLGEYVLGSVTDYVVNMTDVPVLTVRAAEDATRPFPYDDVLVPTDGSVHARAAVELGATIAARHDATIHLLSVVDELPELPDAESGPLSEQITENLQEVLDEDAATARRAGVENVTTAIATGSVPREVTSYVDAEGIDLVVMGTHGRTGLDRHLLGSFTERVIRTSSVPVLTTRRADEMD from the coding sequence ATGGGTATTCGCATTCTCGTTCCGACCGACGGGAGCGATTCCGCGACGGCGGCCCTCGAACACGCGCTCGACGTCGCTGCCGATCGAGGAGCGACCGTCCACGTCCTCAACGTTGCGGACACGAAACAGCCGAGCCTCGCACGACTCGGAACCGACGTCGTCGACGTCCTCGAGCGGGAAGGGGAGGCGATCGTCTCCGACGCCGCCGACCGGGCCGCGGAACGCGGCGTATCCGTCAGCACCCACGTCGTTCAGGGTGAACCGCGGGAGGCGATCGTCGACTCGATAACGGACAACGAGTTCGACCTGGTCGTCATGGGTGCCCACGGACGGCGTGGACTGGGGGAATACGTTCTCGGCAGCGTCACGGACTACGTGGTCAACATGACCGACGTCCCGGTACTGACGGTTCGCGCAGCCGAGGACGCGACGCGACCGTTTCCGTACGACGACGTGCTCGTTCCGACCGACGGGAGCGTCCACGCGAGGGCCGCGGTGGAACTGGGCGCGACGATCGCCGCGCGTCACGATGCGACGATCCACCTGCTGTCCGTCGTGGACGAACTCCCGGAACTGCCGGATGCCGAATCGGGCCCGCTCTCCGAGCAGATCACGGAGAACCTGCAGGAGGTCCTCGACGAGGACGCGGCGACCGCCAGGCGAGCCGGGGTCGAAAACGTCACGACTGCCATCGCGACCGGCTCGGTGCCGCGAGAGGTCACGTCCTACGTCGACGCGGAGGGGATCGATCTCGTCGTCATGGGCACGCACGGACGGACCGGCCTCGATCGGCACTTGCTCGGGAGCTTTACTGAACGAGTGATCCGCACGTCGTCTGTTCCGGTCCTCACGACGAGACGAGCCGACGAGATGGACTGA
- a CDS encoding aryl-sulfate sulfotransferase — protein sequence MLERVRSELSRNRLRVAFVAILLVSAAAVASASTNNGLSTASEADVPNAPPTENHTVVTESGRAGTITAYDPDGEVIYYNNTRTKYFDVDPVEGEPLTVEYTATDTIHTEGPTCSEPPCTRNVIERANLSTGEIEVVYERYDHKELAAEWHDADRINETHVVVADIIADQVFVVNTETEVVDWLWDAQSDFPVEEGGPYPRDWAHINDVEYIEDGEMEGRIMVDLRNQDQVVFLDQREGLLENWTLGSENDYDILYEQHNPDYIPESQGGPAVVVADSENGRIQEFQREDGEWNRTWVWEDDRIQWPRDADRLPNGNTLITDTHGNRVIEVNQSGDIVWEVGSTLPYEAERLETGDESEGGQSAAALGLESRSESSGGGGGGDGDGGSAFEFRPLDYLGDHIESILPHRYYNALLFVSPVWMGQSEFAAIGIALLTGLTWAALEVRWQLRDAGIRFRLPVYREERK from the coding sequence ATGCTCGAACGCGTCCGATCGGAGCTCTCGCGGAACCGACTCCGGGTCGCGTTCGTCGCCATCCTCCTCGTCTCGGCTGCCGCGGTCGCAAGCGCGTCCACCAACAACGGCCTCTCGACGGCCTCGGAGGCGGACGTTCCGAACGCACCGCCGACGGAGAACCACACGGTCGTCACCGAATCGGGACGTGCGGGGACGATCACCGCCTACGATCCCGACGGCGAGGTCATCTACTACAACAACACGCGGACGAAGTACTTCGACGTCGACCCCGTCGAGGGCGAGCCCTTGACCGTCGAGTACACCGCGACGGATACGATTCACACGGAGGGCCCGACCTGTTCCGAGCCGCCGTGTACGCGGAACGTCATCGAACGCGCCAACCTCTCGACCGGCGAAATCGAGGTGGTTTACGAACGCTACGATCACAAGGAACTCGCCGCCGAGTGGCACGACGCGGATCGCATCAACGAAACCCACGTCGTCGTCGCCGACATCATCGCGGACCAGGTGTTCGTCGTGAACACCGAAACGGAGGTCGTCGACTGGCTCTGGGACGCCCAGAGCGACTTCCCCGTCGAGGAAGGCGGCCCGTATCCCCGCGACTGGGCCCACATCAACGACGTCGAGTACATCGAAGACGGCGAGATGGAGGGGCGGATCATGGTCGACCTCCGGAACCAGGACCAGGTCGTCTTCCTCGATCAGCGGGAGGGGCTGCTCGAGAACTGGACGCTCGGCAGCGAGAACGACTACGATATCCTGTACGAGCAACACAACCCCGATTACATACCGGAGAGCCAGGGTGGCCCGGCCGTCGTCGTCGCCGACTCCGAGAACGGTCGGATTCAGGAGTTCCAGCGCGAGGACGGCGAGTGGAACCGCACCTGGGTGTGGGAAGACGACCGGATCCAGTGGCCCCGCGACGCCGATCGACTCCCCAACGGGAACACGCTCATCACCGACACCCACGGCAATCGCGTGATAGAGGTCAACCAGTCCGGCGACATCGTCTGGGAAGTCGGATCGACGCTCCCGTACGAGGCCGAACGCCTCGAAACGGGTGACGAAAGCGAAGGAGGCCAGAGCGCGGCCGCGCTCGGTCTCGAATCCCGGTCGGAATCGTCCGGCGGAGGCGGCGGCGGTGACGGTGACGGTGGAAGTGCCTTCGAGTTCAGACCGCTCGATTACCTCGGCGATCACATCGAGTCGATCCTCCCCCACCGGTATTACAACGCCCTCCTCTTCGTGAGTCCGGTCTGGATGGGGCAATCCGAGTTCGCCGCGATCGGAATCGCGCTCCTGACGGGGCTAACGTGGGCCGCCCTGGAGGTCAGGTGGCAACTCCGAGACGCCGGGATCAGATTCCGGTTACCCGTCTACCGGGAGGAGAGAAAGTGA
- a CDS encoding DedA family protein: MEPLQLEGTPSWLESMFTSEVAFAVLFGICILEGAMMLRFMPSELVVPAALALIGSSVPEAVSIVAIAVVGTTIGQVVLFYLVRRAGREYVLQKRWFPITESRLERFDGWFDRWGPLAVPVSNTMLFVRGLCTVPAGLSEMDGQSFVVLSAAGSLSFQSILAGLYLFGDYLVV, translated from the coding sequence ATGGAACCGCTCCAACTCGAGGGGACGCCGTCTTGGCTCGAATCGATGTTCACGTCGGAGGTCGCGTTCGCAGTCCTGTTCGGGATCTGCATCCTCGAAGGAGCGATGATGCTCCGGTTCATGCCCAGCGAACTCGTCGTTCCGGCCGCGCTGGCGCTGATCGGGTCGTCGGTCCCGGAGGCGGTCTCGATCGTCGCCATCGCCGTCGTCGGAACGACGATCGGGCAGGTCGTCCTGTTCTATCTCGTCCGGCGAGCGGGTCGAGAGTACGTCTTGCAGAAGCGCTGGTTCCCGATCACCGAGTCGCGGCTCGAGCGGTTCGACGGCTGGTTCGATCGGTGGGGTCCCCTCGCCGTCCCCGTGAGTAACACGATGCTGTTCGTTCGCGGGCTGTGTACCGTGCCCGCCGGGCTGTCGGAGATGGACGGGCAATCGTTCGTCGTGCTGTCCGCGGCGGGGTCGCTGTCCTTCCAGTCGATTCTCGCGGGCCTCTACCTGTTCGGCGACTACCTCGTCGTCTGA
- a CDS encoding metal-dependent hydrolase — protein sequence MEIGRILFLTGAFATHAFVGYALVRGFTEADPRIGLVLGLVPDVDFLFPAGMGWPFVHRGITHTLVFALIIVAGLYAIRRDRSVALAAGLAIGSHLAIDTLSPTGIVLLYPIETTWSPGIAVHGPTATGLLWAAAIGLLIWGGESTSQVR from the coding sequence ATGGAGATCGGCCGAATACTGTTCCTCACGGGCGCGTTCGCCACGCACGCGTTCGTCGGCTACGCGCTAGTCCGCGGATTCACCGAGGCTGATCCGCGGATCGGGCTCGTCCTCGGACTCGTCCCGGACGTGGACTTCCTCTTTCCCGCGGGGATGGGCTGGCCGTTCGTCCACCGCGGAATCACGCACACGCTCGTGTTCGCGCTGATTATCGTCGCCGGACTCTACGCGATACGCCGGGATCGATCGGTCGCGCTCGCCGCCGGACTGGCGATCGGCTCGCACCTCGCGATCGATACGCTCTCGCCGACGGGGATCGTGTTGCTGTACCCGATCGAGACGACCTGGAGCCCCGGAATCGCGGTACACGGGCCGACCGCGACGGGTCTGCTCTGGGCGGCGGCGATCGGACTCCTGATCTGGGGGGGCGAGAGTACGTCGCAGGTCCGATAA
- a CDS encoding metal-dependent hydrolase, translating into MYRGGHAGFNALLYAPFVPLVSDRWSLALAVWGALLAVTTANVPDVDEAIERVDHRGPTHTVWFALVTGLIAGSGTALLVGSSPAFGVGSGFGFRFGFVVGTCGIVAHLAGDVVTPMGISPFEPLSRTHVTLDWFKSKNSRINRAVLLVGAGALLASLLLTIAHLAGIAPTG; encoded by the coding sequence ATGTACCGAGGAGGCCACGCCGGATTCAACGCACTGCTCTACGCGCCTTTCGTGCCGCTCGTGAGCGACAGGTGGTCGCTCGCACTCGCCGTCTGGGGAGCGCTCCTTGCGGTCACCACGGCAAACGTCCCGGACGTCGACGAGGCGATCGAGCGGGTCGACCACCGCGGACCGACCCACACCGTCTGGTTCGCCCTCGTGACCGGGTTGATCGCCGGTAGCGGGACTGCGCTCCTCGTCGGCTCGAGTCCCGCCTTCGGCGTCGGCTCCGGTTTCGGCTTCCGCTTCGGATTCGTCGTGGGAACCTGCGGGATCGTCGCCCACCTCGCGGGCGACGTCGTGACGCCGATGGGGATCAGCCCCTTCGAACCGCTCTCCCGAACCCACGTCACGCTCGACTGGTTCAAATCGAAGAACAGTCGGATCAATCGCGCCGTCTTGCTCGTCGGGGCCGGTGCGTTGCTCGCTTCACTGCTGCTGACGATCGCGCACCTGGCCGGGATCGCCCCGACGGGCTGA